Part of the Vanacampus margaritifer isolate UIUO_Vmar chromosome 12, RoL_Vmar_1.0, whole genome shotgun sequence genome, GTGTTCCCCATCCCGCAGAACCCCCCTCACTGAGCACACCGACAGGAGAGCTGCCTTTGCCATAAGTTTACCCACACACCTCCCGTCTGCTCCCCTTCCCGAACTCCCCACTCCTCCACCCGCATCCCCTTCCCCCGAGAGGACGCCACCACCTGCTTCTCCCCACCggtctcctcttcctccagctCCTGACGACCCCTGCCCAACCTCTGCATCTTGCCACCTCCATCTAAGGTATCACCTTTTTCAGTAACTATCCTTTTGCTCGGTGTGTGATTGACAaaactgtttgtttgtgtttgtgcggATGTGGGTTAAGCTGCTTTCCATTCCTGCTCTCAGCTCAGATGGTCGCTGTACTCATGTCTGACACTAGTCCTTTTAGCCTGCTTGATGAAAATTGGCCATTAGCTTATTCAAGCAATTGTAATTAGAAATcaaatctatattttctttgtgttggtataaaaagaaaacaacaccaACAATATCCTACCCACAgtcagtaaaagtaaaataaagaaataaattattGGAAAAAAGATTTGTATTGTGACATTGTGCTTATGTAAATGTAGTCGCtacacatttaatttttaaaggtttttgttttgggtttaacacccaaaatattgttttattcacAACATTCGCTCGACACGCTGTTTCCACCTTGCATGTGGCTCTTCTTTGCACATTAACGCCTAGTAGTGAATGTTTCCCTCTGCTGGTTGGCGTTAGTAATTGCAACCTCCTTATAGAATAAggttataaaacaaaaatatgaaattaataTCAAATACCTGtggaaacaatataaaaaaaaatctatatatatatatatatatatatatatatactgtatatatatatatatatatatatactgtatatatatatatatatatatactgtatatatatatatatatatatatatatatatatatatatatatatatatatatatatgtatatatatatatatatatatatgtgtatatatatgtatatatatatatatatatatatgtgtatatatatatatatatatatatatatatatacatatatatatatatgtgtatatatatatatatatatatatacatatatatatatatatatatatatatatatatatatatatatatatatatatatatatatatatatatatatatatatataaagataataatttttaatatagCTGTATACCACTGAAACAATGTGTAATTGTGGCATGTGAATGATATTTATTTCTCAGGaaatgtttacacaatcaaTCACATTATACAGTTCATACTGAGGATTGAGTGATTTGCAAAAACTTTTTggtaacattttattgtttatgaAACTTGTATCTGTTTTCTTATACCTGTAACTTTATTCTTATACAATTAGGATTTTTATATTGTGTTAATACGACTTTATTCTGGTAGTATAATGATACCAAGCAGAGTCATCCGTAAAATAAATCTACCAAATCCTAATATAAATTGTCATGGATTTCTTGCAGTGAAAGTTGCCTTACAAATACACAATTTCAAACTGGAGCACAAAGATTTTTACTTGTAACACAAATTATGCACTGTACTTCTTTTAGCACTAAAAGGCAAAACACATTGCAGTGCTTTTTACCTCCACCAGATGGAATCGCTCCCTTTTATTCACAGAGCACATCCACTCTTCTGCTAAGTATTgtagcacacatacacacaaaagtgGTTACATACATTGTTCCCTCGTTTATCGCTGGGGGTTGTGTACCAAAAAAAGCCTGCTATAGGTGAAATCCATAAagaagtcatctttattttatttttttacatttattatatatgttttaaggGTGTAAAAACCCTCACTTAACATTTTCTCATGAGTCGTGATAGTTCTCTCTTGTTTTGAAACCTTCatagataaaaaacaaaaaacaaaaaccaagcAAAATCTGCAAAACAGTCAGTCCATGAACGGTGACGCGAGGGAACACATAAGATCGTCACAATATACTGAATGTATAACTAGATTATTTTCCACAAACTGAAGTTGTCATTAACTGCTCAAACAAAGCTCtagaaaatgtcacaaatgtaATGTGTTTTGCTTCATCAGTGACTGTTCAGCATGCAGTGTTCAGATATCCAAGGATCCCTGAAAGCACTTTTGCCTTTTCACTTACAAAGCAGCTGATTTCAATGGCATTGTCAGTGGTACTGTTTTTCTGTGACCCCATTACGAGCTGTttacatattgtattttttatgagcTATTCCACTACCCCTGACATAGCGACTTAGCTTCATGcgttcacttgtttttttttttccactgagtGAGCGCATTTAAATTTCAGTTGATGGGGGTCTTTCTCTAGCTAGCTTGGTATGTTAGTTATTTTTAAGTCTATTTATTCATTAACTTTGGATTTACATATACTGCAGAATTACTATGATTTCATACTGTATGTCACAAATACTTAAGTTTGGCTTTACAGCAAATGTCAGCCTCCTTACTATTTGTATAGCAGCTTTTTAATCCAATCACAAGTGGCAAACAGCCTTTTAGCGCAGTTCATAGTGACCTTGTATTCACTTGGGTCGTGTTATAAATCTTTCAGAAAAAGCTGTCCctgctttttttcttacattcaaAGTGcgttgaatattttatttctttctctGATTTGCAAATGAGGCTAAAGTGCAAGACCAGACTCGTGAAGAAGAGCTCATTCATGAATAGCGCGTCACAGTAGtacatgtttttgttgcatGCTTTGAACATGGAACTGGGCATGTCAATCAATAATTTTGCTTTAGCATGTGGGCAGCTGTGAGGGGGTTGCATTTTCTCTTGTCCCCTCTGGCTGTTAAAAATCGACCATGAGGCCCATTTGAGAGTAGAATTGTTAATATTCCCTGAACATCCATTAATGGATGGTCTACAGGCAACCCGCATCCCTCTCCCTTTAGACAAAAAAGCAGAGGAACTGATGAGTTTCCATTTTTCAGTCAACATTCGTATTTTCAGTGGACCACCTAAATCTCTCCTACTAAGATTTCAAGTGCTACAGGCAGTTTCTTCTGTTGTAGTAAAGCCTTCATTCACACACCTTCCCATGAATGCACAACTGAATCATTCTCCTTCAATTTCAGAGCCCCCCTCTTTGGCTCCTTGGACAATCAATAGGTACTTTTTGAAACTTGTTCCTGCTCTTGTTTCATCCCACGGGACTCGTTGTAGAGCAGAtgtctaaaaatgacaaattggaCTACATAACTGGTCTCTTCTAATGCCATTCACATTTAGTATGGAAGGTATttagaaaatgtaaatttaacaaAGTCTCAAATTCGCATTTGTGTTGTGAATTTTGAAACATATTGGCAAGCAACGAGATGTAATTGTTACATTAATAATTCAAAAGAATGAATTTACAAGTGCATTTTAAATTCCATTGTAATGCGGGGTTTCCACggatcattaaaaagcattaaacgtcttaaaatggattttgctgaaattaaggtcttaaatggcattaaaaagcatttaatacgattaaacattaaatacatttataataaacaaaatggcctggagtcCCAGAGTTGTTGCTTTatgttccaaataccaattgctctgaatttctAAAGAGCGTACTGTCATGCCGGcatgtcaccaatgtccaacatgaaacactaatcccacctagtagcagaaaattacctccaCACACAAATGTATGACTCACTGTTTTACTCTCCTTTTAACTGTTTAGTATATATTTGTAACTACAAATAGCTTTATAAACTATGCACtataaaattattgtatcaGTGGTTGAAAATTTAATATTTGGTAAGCATATTTGTCCACTTAAATATTAAttacaagagcatgaaaaaatTGGAAGAaattttgattgtacatttagtaactacggaaatcatgcgattaattacaattaaaagttgTAATCAACTGATAGCCCCAAtagtatatgcatatatgtactTTTGCTTTGATAACTCGGGACAATATAATGAAAATTTGGATCTTACAGTATGTGAATACTGGTATAGATTTACTGACACATGGGATTGGGCTAGGCTCAAAGTTGAATACATCACTATTATTGTGTCCGAGGCTTTTGTTTACTTCTGACAGGATAGTGgttgtgttaaatgaaaaatttgaattCAGGTGGAAGGCAAAAGCATAATGCATCATTTTAAAAGGATGCTAAACCAAACCACTGTGTCTGTTTAGGGGGCTTCTATTGTTTGATTCCCCCACTGCAGGGCTGTGGTATTCGTCTAGAAAAAGGCTGCTTGTCTTTTTAACGGCGCAGGcgtctgctgctgctgtgggGGGTGTCAAAGGGAAGAGAAGGGGGAGGAGGCAGTGTGTGCAGCATCACAGCTCAAACAGAAGCACCTCATACACACATGCAAGACGACAAGAAAGCTAGCTGGATTGTTATTGCATCGTTTTGGACTAGTCTACTCTTGGACTTTAATGCTTCAGCATCGTTTGACAGATGAACTgcatggggggaaaaaggtcTTGTCTACAACATGTGCAGGAGATGAGATTGAGCGATGCATAAATTGACGAGCATTTAATCATCCGGTGATTCGATGCGAGGAGCGGGACGAGGTCATTCTCTGCAGTGCAGCGTTAGTAGCTGCCGCTCGCGTCTGCTGGCACGTTACCGCAAGGATCACAACAAACGCAAGAAGGAGTTTTCCAGGGAGCAGGTGGATGTGGACAGTGGCTGAAGTGTAGGCACAGGTGGGGGGGCACAGAGGTAGCCGAGGATGGGAGCCAACGAATCCATGGAGCAAGGACAGACTACCTCTCCTACCCAAGAACACATGTGAGTCTCAAGCTTCTAGTTTCTTGTTATTACTCAGGCTGCGTGTCGCAGCCAACAGATCTTTGTTGTCATGTGGGTTTGTGATGTAAATAATGCACATGCGCAGTCACTTGCACATGTGAATCATCTATCTGTGGAATATGGAAGCCAGATGGAGCCAATGAGTTCAAGCTTGGGGGGGGCTGATGTTTTGCCTGCTCCCATTGTCGTTGCTGGGAGCAGGAGCCAGTGTAGAAATGGAGCACGGTGCGCAGGAACAGGACTGGAGGAGAGAGTTAGGGACGAGGCAAGAACGCTCCACTTAGTTTTATTTATAGTGCAGACACTTCTGCGCTGGGGAGCAAGGACCCGTGCAGTGAGATGGGGGAGGTGTCTTTTATAATGTAGGGATGAATGATTTATCGCAGGGAAAGCTTTGCTAAATATGGACTGAAGACTTTTATTCACTTCTTATTGCTGGATGGTTGTGTGAGTTTCACATcgcaatgtttattttactgTGTTTACAGTTATGACTCTGAAGAAAGCACCCAGTAAATTAGGTTATAATGTGTTTCTATTTGACACAAGTCAGGATCCCAAATAAGAATTACTGTGTTGTGTGTGGGAATTGTGTTCCTCTACCTTGAATCTGATCTCATTATCATAATGGTAATCTTTTTAACCCTCTCCTTGCTTCTCATTCAACACTGTGGTTTTTAATGTGCCATCTGCCTGCTCTCAATATGTCAGATTAGGCGATGTGGGATTACCTCATTCTTGCTTCATTGTTTTGAGAATTACCGTATTCTGGATTTTCTTTTAAACTTCTGATGAAACCTGAAATCTATTCAAGCTGTGCCCTGCTCTCATAATGAGACctgtaaaaaaacattatttgttcCTTGTCAAAACAACATTTCTGTTTCATAGGTTGTACAATTCCCataacatcatcatcaccataaTCACTTTTCTGGACACAATTGCATGGggtcatatataatatatatgctGGTTAAGTACAGTTCAGTGAAGTGACAAATGGGCGGATTTGAACCAATATTAGTCTAAAATCTCTCATACTGATACTGTTGCTGTTTACTCTTACTCTACTATGCATGCCCCAGTTTTAGGAGCACCCACAAATACAGAGGTAGGCAAAAATGTGTGCCCATGGGctgcatttgattttttaaatagacagGGTGTACCATGATGTCTATGAATGACctggtagtaaaaaaaaaaaaaaagctacagaaaagtaaattgtatttatttattttatttaattttatttcttttatttcttctttattGTACAGTAATAATTTGTATAACTATATATTTTACACACATACTTGCTCATTTTACATACTTATTTGTTCAATTtgtatattcaatatttttaatatataaaattattatttttaattgtattatttataatcaatttcattgtaaaaaaaaaaaaagaaaagaaaaaaagagagatagtATATAGTATGTAAGGTAGAGCATAAGAGAAAAGTGAGGAATTAAAGATAGAAAAAGGGCAGTGAAATGGGATGAAGGTATCGGCCATCGGATTTGGAGGGATCGGTCAATCAGTATGAAGAAAAGCGGCAGGTATCAAGCCTCCTCCATCTTGTCATTTGCTTGTATTTTGAGACAGCTCAAATATTTGTTGGATTTTCCAGCACTGTGGATTTGGCTGAGAGCTGCGCGTCTTCTGTCTGAAGCGCAGCACCTCCCACCACGGAGCGTCTTGTCTCCAGGCAGGCAGGCTGTCTTCGCTCACAACATTGGACGCTCCTCTGTTTCGGTTTATCCCCGTCTGCTGACACAATTTTCACAATTGCATTACAACACGAAATAAGACACATGTAACACTAAATATGGTTACTGAATACACATCTTTAATGTATTGATTAGATACACTTTGCAGGTCCGTGTTAGTTTGCCTGTTCTCCGATACATGTATATGTGCAACGTGGAGCCAGACAGTTTCCCCACACCATCATGAAACATGAGGGGGGCACTCTAGTTACCATGGCAACCTCAGTTATGCACTTGTAGGAAAAAAGGTGCCTCAAAATAAGGAGACAAATTGGGCATTGAAATTAGATACCGTATATTCAGCTTGCATAAGATATTTGTATTTCACTAGCTTGCAGATGGTTAGATAATTAATCTAAATAAATCACCAGCAAGATTTGTTAATATATTCTACTATTATAACTATTAAATATACATTGACTATTTCACTCACTTCTATAATGGAACATAAGTGCAAATGGTTGTTGAAATCCAGAAGGTTCTGTCTGGTCTAATCTACTCATGACATTTTCATATATTTGACTGTGGAACTCCATCTTTTGCTGTCTtgtcatattattgtaaaattgtgGTTTTCTCATGTGGTTGAAGTTGTGTAGCACTAACCGTACTGGctacaatacagtactgtatattcaaTCGCTTCTCGGCCTGATGTGCTTGCTCTGCTCAGTGCCTCATTTCCCCGTCTTCATTTTGATTGTCCATTTGGGACTCATTTCATTGCACAATCAACTACACTCCCATTGAGATGCTCACGTGCCAGAGTGGCCACATCATAACAAGACAAAGGTCTGTGTCTATGCCATGCTAACTTCAGCATAACACTTTAAATGCAGTGAAAATGAACTGTAGATTTGGCAAAGTACTGGAAGAGGAAGACGGGCAGGGAGGGGGAAAGTCGATGAAGAGAGGAAGGCTGAGAGAGTGCAGCAGTCTGCAGACAGGCTCATTCGGATGGGAAGACATATTTTTGCTCCAGACCGGCGGTTATGGAGAACTACtgttgaatgaaatgaaagatAGAAGGAAAGAGGAGAGCTGAATATTGCAAATCGCAGTGGATGAGATCTTGTGCGTAGCGTAGCAGACGGTGGGCGTCTACCTGTGTATCAGACACCGGCTGTCGTCTTTTTGGACGTTATGGCGGTGAGTGCGTGGCAGGCTCTGTCTCCACTGCAGTGGGCTCGCTGGGGCTGGGGCACGCTACTGGGAGGGGCAGCAGGCAGTCCAGACTTGGATCCGGCTTTCGGGCCGTTCCGCCGTCTCTCCTGGAGCTCACATCATGAAGACATGATTAAGACTGCAGGGGCGCTGGTCAGACAGAGGTGAGACAGGATGGGATGCGAGAGACACGTGCTATTCATTCTTTTGAATGAATGTCTGGTGCTGAGGAAAATCTTaactatttatttgtttattcatcTTTCTGTCATTGCCTTCCATACCtgaaattttgtgtgtgtactctAAATTGACACGAAAATATTGCCCCTGGTTAATACTAGTCCGGTAAACCATTAATGACCACTATTTTGCGATTATTGTGATGTCAGAATGATTCATAGCAGCATTAACTCGGTATGCGATTGTCTTTTTGTTCCAGGAGCTCTGACTCTGATGGAGCATTCGAGACTCCTGAATCGACAACCCCAGTAAAGGCTCCTGCAGATCCACAAAACCAATTAGCAACCACTGATGACAAaggtcagtaaaaaaaaaaaaaaaaaaaaactgcttcaaGGTAGTCGAACTAGGCAAAAATGGGTATCCTCTTGCACCACCTAGTGGAAATAAGGTGTCatttctttgttatttttatcCAGCCATGTTTGTGTGGGATGATGATCACTTATTGTGATCATTTCTTAAGACGGTCCACATGTGTGTCTGTTGTTGATTTATTTGAGTAGAGTTGTCTTTTCTGTCAACAATCTCATTCAGCAGAATTGCAAGAGTAAtacttttacattaaaaaaaaattgtgtaataATGCCAACTACttatataaacacacaaaatagatAACATGACATATTGTAGATTTTTTTGTCCCAAAATATTGATTATTGCACAGTGTTGCGGATACAGTGCTATTATTAATTTGTGATTCCTAGtcctaaaataaaacacatacaCTATACAATGTTCAAGACCAGCACAAATGAAGTTCCATTATACAAATCAACCAGATGTAACAAATTAGATCAACCCAATTACTCAAACATTTTTCACTCAGCCATTCGCATGGCACTGCGTTGGTATGCAAAATTCAGGGGGTGCAATAATTTGTGTCCTAAAGAGCACAATGAGGATTTTCTCATATAGTAACTCAACACTCTTTGGGTAATCAGTATTATCTTTGTTAGTCCCAATTCATTTTATAGTTGAAccactgctctgtattaaatatgaaCTATAGCGAAGCGTGGCTATTTGTGGAGGATATAGCAATAATCTATGTGTAATTGACACCCACCCAAAAAGATTTGTAATTTCCTATAGATGACACAAAATGGCGGCTACCTGCTTTATTTCTATATATCGGGTGCTCAAGTTTgttcctcgagagcccctatccagactgttttccatgtttctctccactaacacacctgattcatgatcaagatcattatcaggcttctgcaaagcttgctgattagctgatcattagattcagctgtgcggCAGGAGGAAAGCATGAAAATAGGCTAGAtaagggctctcgaggaccgaacttgagcacccctgctatAGATGATCTTCGATAGCCTGACTAAAAGAAACCCTTTTGCTCACATTAACATAGTTCcatggccacaagatggcaccaaattttatattAGATATGGCTTGGCTCGAGCGCCACATCAATTGGTAATTGTAATTTCAATGACATTTCAAGTGGTTACATTGAACAACAGAACAAAAATCTTGATGACGATGGTCTATTCTTCATCTTTCTCAGGAGAAGACACTTCCATCAGAGCGCTTTCGTCTGACTCGATTCCTGAGCCGCTTGCTGTTGGTTTTGATGAGGACAGGCCAATTGCTGCCAGTGGCACCTACAACTTTGATCATATTGCCTCAGAGTCAACAAGTCAACCGCTTACTCGTTCCCTCAGCCTCCAGGGTGGAGAACTTGACACCTCTGGTTCGGATGGATCTGTAGCACAAGGCTTCCGCCCGTATTCGGAATCCTTCAGCGTAGGCACAGAGAGTAATCCAGGGACACTCCGCAGGCCCAGGAAAGTCCGGCCTGGATCTGTGAAGAAGAAGCCTCTCCTGAGGCAGAACTCCAACCCGGAGAGGCCAAGTTCTACTAGTAGCACCCCAGAGATCATTAAGAGAACTGTGACTCAGGAGGGGAGTGAAAGTGGAAGTCTTGCAGAAGGTGGAAGTCCTGCAGGAACCCtcagaaaaaatagaaaagccCGTGTGGACACTCCACCTCCTCTACCGGAAGAAAACACTCATATTGAATCAGAGGGGAGCCTTGTTGTCCCTACCTTACCCTTGTGTCAGGAGGAGAATCGTCTTCCATCTAGTCCTCCTGTCAAAGAAAACCACCCCATCCCTCCCAGTGGATCCTACAAATGGGATCCAGACAACTTTGACAGCATCGACCCATTCAAGACTGGCAGGAGTAAGATTGCCAACTCGCCTGTTCTTGCTCGTAAAGGTCTTGCACGTGACCCGCCAGATAGTCCCCCTATCCCTGCTGTGAGCCAGCTTCCTCATCCAGCTTCTGCTGAGCTACCATTAGTTACCAACCCAGAAGAGCAACCTATCCTACCCAAAAGGGAGTCTGTAAGGCTGGAGTTTGATTACTCAGAGGAGAATAGTGAGGCTACTCCGCCACCTAAGAAACTGGGCAAGAAACCTGGTGCCAAGATGCCCCTGAGGAAGCCAAAGTTGGGGTTAAAGAAGGTCCACCCAGGACAGACCGAGGAGCTGGATAATAACCTTCCAGCGGAACACAATGGTAACGAAGAGGAAAAGCCCATTTCCAGAGGTTCTTACGACTTTGACTCCAATAAGTGGGACGATGCAAATTTAAATCCGTTTTTGTCTAAGGCAGCCGTGGCCAACTCTCCAAAAGCGTCTGGGCCGACTtacagttttgattttgacgACTCTGTAGTCGACCCTTTTAAATCGTCCAACAAGATGGCAAACTCACCTCCAAAGGCCTCGGCCTCCTTCGACTTGTCGTCAAATGATGACATGGAAAACGACAATATTGGCGAGCTTGAAGATCAAAATCAGAACAAACCagccaaaaagaagaaaattccCATCAAATCGTAAGTTGATTGAAGTCATACTCAATGGTTATTGCACATTACTTTTGGtcgtttgtgttgttttgcttgtttcaatttgtttttgttgttagtgTTGTTTGTCTCTCTGTCACCTGGATATGAAGTCTACACACACCCTTTTCAAATGCCAGCTTTTTGTTTcgatatacaaaaaaatttatCGTGATAAATGTCTATACATTTTTCACCACTAATGTGATCAATTatctgtacaactcaattgagaaaaaagtgaaatctgaaaaaatggGGACATGACTGGGATAATTATAACTGAGGATGTGACTGTTTGAATCAACTAATCCCATTGTGGAACTTTTTCAGGTTAATCAGAGGAACAAAAGGTGTTGAATTAGACTCATTAATTCTGAACCAAATCCAGTTTAAGAGGCTGTACAGTTGTTTACTTTTTTCACCCATTGAGTTGtaaaggttataggtcacaatgGTCACATacattgtgagaaaaaaaaacatttgaaatgattcGACTTGGTCTCATACATAAACCTGAtgtttaaacaggggtgtgaagactttttatatctgctccATGTATTGTATTCTCATGTCACAGGAGGTCCAGAGGTGTGTCCCCTCTGTGTTGTTTGTTGTAAGTACAGGGACAACACAACTATCCACCATATGTCACTCCCTGTTCCATGTGGATCCCTGTAAACAAGCATgtcagctctctctctcttttttttttttgtaatcagtcAGCCTTTTAACTTCAATATCTCAACATCCATGACATGACTGTCGACGCATCAACAATCCATCTTCTTTGCACTAATGATAGAAGATAAGAGACATTTTATTCAGAGTGGCATTTATTGAATTAGACTTCTTTTAAACCCGCtgctaaagcaaaaaaattacttgaatacaatttaacaataaattactatttttagttgatgtttatatattcatatatggTGTATttctagtttattttattttagattacACCTGACAGTGCTTCATGATGATTAAGCAGTGGGGAGCTTTTATGCAACAGTTAGTCAATCAATACTTTCAACCACACTTTCATATTGATGCCAGGTATCAGATTGGGCTGTTTTACGATAAGGAACTaaaaattagaagaagaaaaatatgtaaaaattgccattaatttcatgcaattttaagggaaactGCTACATTGGGATGAatgggtctttctttaaaatgatctgccattgtgtttgggggaaattttatgtatcaaaagtactagtgttaTTGGttcttggtatcggtatttttGACAACTCGAGTTTAGTACTCGCACTGGTAGCGGTCTGAAAAAAATTGGTATTGAGCATCATTACTCATTA contains:
- the tacc2 gene encoding transforming acidic coiled-coil-containing protein 2 isoform X11, which translates into the protein MAVSAWQALSPLQWARWGWGTLLGGAAGSPDLDPAFGPFRRLSWSSHHEDMIKTAGALVRQRSSDSDGAFETPESTTPVKAPADPQNQLATTDDKGEDTSIRALSSDSIPEPLAVGFDEDRPIAASGTYNFDHIASESTSQPLTRSLSLQGGELDTSGSDGSVAQGFRPYSESFSVGTESNPGTLRRPRKVRPGSVKKKPLLRQNSNPERPSSTSSTPEIIKRTVTQEGSESGSLAEGGSPAGTLRKNRKARVDTPPPLPEENTHIESEGSLVVPTLPLCQEENRLPSSPPVKENHPIPPSGSYKWDPDNFDSIDPFKTGRSKIANSPVLARKGLARDPPDSPPIPAVSQLPHPASAELPLVTNPEEQPILPKRESVRLEFDYSEENSEATPPPKKLGKKPGAKMPLRKPKLGLKKVHPGQTEELDNNLPAEHNGNEEEKPISRGSYDFDSNKWDDANLNPFLSKAAVANSPKASGPTYSFDFDDSVVDPFKSSNKMANSPPKASASFDLSSNDDMENDNIGELEDQNQNKPAKKKKIPIKSNTFRVKRSPKKSQFSDSSQDADDPASLPPQDDHATDEEKLASSTNHKWAGLHDSDAELNSDQQDFPHPSDLTSFVNESGVKSSVQDYEIEYMEKIGSTSPPPSAKKPSLYLKLDSLTKDTHGSEPNSPCTGSFEEMEAQITASMKTPVLSSRPGPEGSTGEKGRKRESEVLSRTQSTERDEQSRLKKPSTRRWNINGSPLLKHRDVSLPSESSVSKSSLYARTATGYIDGESPHLPKDMDHSLGIAREEIATKEREVLEWQRKYEDSRQEVQEMRRIVSEYEKTIAQMIEDDQKEKSLSHHTIQQLIIEKDQALADLNSVEKSLADLFRRYEKMKDVLEGFRKNEDVLKKCAQEYLSRVRKEEQRYQALKIHAEEKLDKANLEIAQVRAKSKQEQAAHQASLRKEQMKVESLERTLEQKNKEIEELTKICDELIAKMGKC